GAAACAACAGTGAAGATACTgatgttacattacatttactcatgtggcggatgcttttatccaaagcagcTAAAggagggacatcactaaagcttcattGCAGTAGGAGACCTGAAGAAGGTGAGAAGGTGACAGCAGCTCTAGTTATATTAAGTAGATGTAGTGCTTAGTACTTATGCCAAGGACCTCATATTGGGAACTGATGCTCTAAATACTGATCTCTGTTGTTTGCTTGTCCCTGAAGCTGAGCTCCTCCTCAGTGAAGGGTAATCCCAGTTTAACTtcatctttttgtttcctgAACGGTGCACAGACAATGTTTTAGGCTCACTGACCGATGACCATTGTTTGAGAAGTTGTCTAAAAAGGAAGACAAAGACTCAAATGTTCCTCTAGAAACGTAACTGATCATTTCTTTAGAATTCATGGACTTTTATCTCAAAATGCTCACAGACTCTTAATTTGACAAGTTCggtttcattttctcctcaaaCATGGAGAATGTGTCCCTCCCCGGCGGTGAACCGCCAGTCTGCAACGACTCTGTGGACTTCTACTCCCTCACGTTGGGGAACCGCACTGACCTGAACTGCACTCCTCCCTCTGAGTTTTACTTCTACGCTGACCTTTACGTCATTTTGCCTGTCATCTACTCTGTCATCTGCGCGGTGGGACTGACGGGCAACACGGCTGTCATCTATGTGATCCTCAAAGCCCCGAAGATGAAAACAGTCACCAATATGTTCATCCTGAACTTGGCCATTGCGGACGATTTGTTCACTCTGGTGTTGCCTATCAACATAGCTGAACACTTGTTGCACTACTGGCCTTTCGGCGAGGTTTTGTGCAAAGTCATCCTCAGCATAGACCACTACAACATCTTCTCCAGTAtctattttctgacagttaTGAGCATTGACCGTTACTTGGTCGTGCTGGCCACAGTGAGGTCCAAGCGCATGCCTTACCGCACCTACCGAGCAGCCAAAATCATCTCATTATGTGTCT
The genomic region above belongs to Seriola aureovittata isolate HTS-2021-v1 ecotype China chromosome 9, ASM2101889v1, whole genome shotgun sequence and contains:
- the npbwr2b gene encoding neuropeptides B/W receptor type 2b; protein product: MENVSLPGGEPPVCNDSVDFYSLTLGNRTDLNCTPPSEFYFYADLYVILPVIYSVICAVGLTGNTAVIYVILKAPKMKTVTNMFILNLAIADDLFTLVLPINIAEHLLHYWPFGEVLCKVILSIDHYNIFSSIYFLTVMSIDRYLVVLATVRSKRMPYRTYRAAKIISLCVWILVILIVMPFTVFAGVFVNPNDGRKSCVLSFPSPESLWFKASRIYTLIMGFAIPVSTICILYTMMLYKLRNMRLNSNAKALDKAKKKVTIMVFIVLAVCLFCWTPFHLSTIVALTTDLRTTPLLIGISYFITSLSYANSCLNPFLYAFLDDSFRKAFKKMLECRPA